Within Kutzneria chonburiensis, the genomic segment CGCGCTGGTGCTCGATGCCACCGCCGAGAACGTGCTGCTGACCCTGCACCCCCGGGTCGGGCGGTGGCTTCAGCTCGGCGGCCACTGCGAGCCTTCGGATCTCTCGTTGGTCGACGCCGCCCTTCGCGAGGCCACCGAGGAGTCCGGGATTCGGGGGCTGCGGATCGAGCCCACGCCGCTGCACGTCGACGTGCACGGCATCACCTGCTCGCTGGGCTTGCCCACGCGGCACTTCGACGTCCGGTTCCTCGTGCGGGCCCCGGTCGGCGCCAAGCCCGTGCGCAGCGCCGAGTCCGTCGACCTCCAGTGGTGGCCCGTCGACGCGCTGCCGTCCAACGTCGACACCGTGCCCGAACTCGTGGAGCTGGCACTGTCCCGCTACCGCTAGATGGCCCGGTAGTCCCTCGCCGCGAACCTCGGGGCGAATCGCGGTTTCCGGAACCCTGACGCCTCGATGTAGCGGACCGCGCGCTGGCGGTGCGGCCGGTAGGGCTCGAGCACCTCGAGCATGCCGTCATCGTCCAGCGCGTGGCCGACCAGGGCCCAGCCCACCACGCTCGGGATGTGGAAGTCGCCCACGCTGACCTCGTCCGGGTCGCCCCAGGCCCGTTGGGCCACCTCCGCCGTCGTCCAGACCCCGATGCCCGGGATCAGCCGCAGCTTCTCCTTGCTCGTCAGGGCATGCGCGGCCGCCGCCGCGTTCAGCAGCGTACGGCGGCGTTGGCCGTCCACGCCCGCCTTGTGCCACTCCCAGTCCTTGACACCCAGGATCGCCCTCGGCGTCGGCGGCACCCTCATCCCCAGCGGCGCCGGGCCCGGGGCCTTCTCCCCGTGCCGCCGGCACAGATCCCGCCAGGACCGCCGGGCTTCGTGGCCCGTCACCTTCTGCTCCAGGATCGCCGGCACCAGGCTGTCCCACACCCGGTTCGTCTTCCCCAGCCGCAGCCCCGGATTCCGGCGTTGCGTCTCCTTGATCAGCTCGTGGTGCGCCTCGAAACCCTGCGGCTCGTCCTCGGCCCCCAGCAGCTGCGGCACCCCGTCCAGCAGCTCCTCAGCGCCGTCGCCCCAGGCCTGCGCCACCACCTCGCCGTCCTGCCTCGCCAACCGCAGCGACCCCGGCCCCGACGCCGTGTTCCCGGTCAGCCACAGCGCCCCGTCCGGCCCCGCCTGGAACGCCGGATCCCCCGCCCCACGCCGCAACGGCCCGACCACCGCGCTGATGTCCAGCGGGTAGTCGGGCTTCCAGCTCCGGGTCACAGCGTCCACGGCAGCGCTTCCACCTCCAGCAACCGTTGCAGCGCACTCAGCAGCCGCCGGAACGACCGACTTTTCCGCCAAGTCGTCTCCAGGTCGATCAGGCTGGCGAACGCAGGCTGATGCCTGACCTCCCGATACGGCGTCACCATCAGTTGGCTCAATTGCTCCTTCGCCCCGCGCCGCTGCTCCGGGTCGGTGGCGTATATCGCATCGGACTTCACCGCAGCGTGCAGCCGCAATGATGCGACAGATGCGAGGAACCAAGCCTCGAACTCCCGGTTCGCAGCCACGATCTCCACTCCGCATCGGGCGTTGCCAGCAGCGTCCTGGAGTTTGGCGTTCAGCTCGACCGGGCAGTC encodes:
- a CDS encoding DNA-3-methyladenine glycosylase family protein, producing the protein MDAVTRSWKPDYPLDISAVVGPLRRGAGDPAFQAGPDGALWLTGNTASGPGSLRLARQDGEVVAQAWGDGAEELLDGVPQLLGAEDEPQGFEAHHELIKETQRRNPGLRLGKTNRVWDSLVPAILEQKVTGHEARRSWRDLCRRHGEKAPGPAPLGMRVPPTPRAILGVKDWEWHKAGVDGQRRRTLLNAAAAAHALTSKEKLRLIPGIGVWTTAEVAQRAWGDPDEVSVGDFHIPSVVGWALVGHALDDDGMLEVLEPYRPHRQRAVRYIEASGFRKPRFAPRFAARDYRAI
- a CDS encoding DUF4276 family protein, which translates into the protein MSLPIVVPVVEGHGETTAVRVLLDRIGWELGWPHSVAQPFRVPRTDLADPVKLSAAVAVASRNVPGAGGVLVLFDADDDCPVELNAKLQDAAGNARCGVEIVAANREFEAWFLASVASLRLHAAVKSDAIYATDPEQRRGAKEQLSQLMVTPYREVRHQPAFASLIDLETTWRKSRSFRRLLSALQRLLEVEALPWTL
- a CDS encoding NUDIX hydrolase, translating into MSLHADAVSTLTGWKPESEPQEALRQAFLGFLAAREDACQRSCEPGHVTASALVLDATAENVLLTLHPRVGRWLQLGGHCEPSDLSLVDAALREATEESGIRGLRIEPTPLHVDVHGITCSLGLPTRHFDVRFLVRAPVGAKPVRSAESVDLQWWPVDALPSNVDTVPELVELALSRYR